The region TACACCGACGCGACCCCGACCGACGGCTACTCGCGTACCGAGGCCGCGACCGGTGGTAGCGCCTTCCAGGCGTGGCGTTACCGGGACGACGCCGGGGTGACCGGCGCCGAACTGACCGGCTACAAGGCGGTCGCCACCGACGGCGGTATCGGCAAGATCGACGAGGCCACGCACGACGTGGACGCCAGTTACCTGGTGGTCGACACCGGACCGTGGATCTTCGGTAAGAAGGTCATGCTCCCCGCCGGTGTGGTGAACCGGGTGGACCACGACGAGGAGAAGGTCTACCTGGACCGGAGCAAGGACCAGATCAAGGCCGCTCCGGAGTACGACGACACCAGCCACGCCGACCCTGCCTACCGCGACCGGCTCGGCGGTTACTACGGCGAGACCTACGGCTCGCCGAGTTCCTCGGACCGTCCGCTGTAGGTCCGGAAGAACGTCAAGTCGCCGGTGGCCGGTAGGGTTCGTCCCTACCGGCCACCGGCATCTCCCGCGCGGTACGACGGCGTCCCCCATCCGGTACGACGGTGTCCCCCATCCGGTACGGCGATACGCC is a window of Micromonospora polyrhachis DNA encoding:
- a CDS encoding PRC-barrel domain-containing protein produces the protein MTGAELTGYKAVATDGGIGKIDEATHDVDASYLVVDTGPWIFGKKVMLPAGVVNRVDHDEEKVYLDRSKDQIKAAPEYDDTSHADPAYRDRLGGYYGETYGSPSSSDRPL